A genome region from Drosophila simulans strain w501 chromosome 2R, Prin_Dsim_3.1, whole genome shotgun sequence includes the following:
- the LOC6733405 gene encoding lysM and putative peptidoglycan-binding domain-containing protein 4 yields MRRNARQQQHNQEEIGPDDVEDIFARPAYDDDEFEDLLPLARRANGHARLGRYENTLEVKVQEGDTLQALALRFHSSVADIKRLNKIDRENEIHAHRVIRIPVTVHNVLLGNGGLEALPAVHRSGNNSPRHNIEREPAPERNPLEDARQMLDERLLVAAVNASGAVDHEKPSTSRAAGQFYEGAQGAPNDEANMEQPYEESAALLNHMVDRHAPLVRPIPGPSLSAIDWSGSDCDLSWICLLIFILALCVVIPLVYVIYLAEHPHHNHSAQ; encoded by the exons ATGCGTCGCAATGC gcgccagcaacaacacaatCAGGAAGAAATTGGACCCGACGACGTGGAAGACATCTTTGCCCGTCCCGCCTACGATGACGACGAGTTCGAAGATCTGCTCCCTCTGGCCAGGAGGGCCAATGGCCACGCCCGCCTCGGCCGCTACGAGAACACGCTGGAGGTAAAGGTCCAAGAGGGAGACACACTCCAGGCGCTGGCCCTGCGCTTCCACTCCTCTGTGGCGGACATCAAGCGCCTGAACAAGATCGACCGCGAAAATGAGATCCACGCACATCGGGTTATTCGCATTCCGGTCACAGTGCACAACGTCCTGCTGGGCAACGGGGGCCTCGAAGCCCTTCCTGCGGTCCACCGCAGCGGGAACAACAGTCCTAGGCACAATATTGAGCGGGAACCAGCTCCCGAACGCAATCCTCTCGAGGATGCGCGCCAAATGCTGGATGAACGACTCCTGGTGGCGGCGGTGAATGCTTCAGGCGCCGTGGATCACGAGAAACCATCGACGAGCAGAGCTGCTGGACAATTTTACGAGGGAGCCCAGGGTGCGCCCAATGACGAAG CCAATATGGAGCAACCATACGAGGAAAGTGCCGCTCTGCTTAACCACATGGTGGACAGACACGCTCCGCTGGTGCGTCCCATTCCTGGACCCTCTTTGAGTGCCATCGACTGGTCCGGATCGGACTGCGACTTGTCTTGGATATGTCTGCTGATCTTCATACTCGCCTTGTGTGTCGTCATACCCTTGGTCTACGTCATCTACCTGGCAGAGCATCCACATCACAACCATAGTGCACAGTAG
- the LOC27208844 gene encoding 26S proteasome regulatory subunit 7, with translation MPDYLGDDQRKVKHDEKEDKEIKSLDEGDIELLKTYGQSQYHKSIKSIEEDIQKAVKQVNELTGIKESDTGLAPPALWDLAADKQILQNEQPLQVARCTKIINADSDDPKYIINVKQFAKFVVDLADSVAPTDIEEGMRVGVDRNKYQIHIPLPPKIDPTVTMMQVEDKPDVTYSDVGGCKEQIEKLREVVETPLLHPEKFVNLGIEPPKGVLLFGPPGTGKTLCARAVANRTDACFIRVIGSELVQKYVGEGARMVRELFEMARSKKACLIFFDEIDAIGGARFDDGAGGDNEVQRTMLELINQLDGFDPRGNIKVLMATNRPDTLDPALMRPGRLDRKVEFGLPDQDGRSHIFKIHARSMSVERDIRFDLLARLCPNSTGAEIRSVCTEAGMFAIRARRKVATEKDFLEAVKKVIKSYAKFSATPRYMTYN, from the coding sequence ATGCCGGACTACCTGGGCGACGACCAGCGCAAGGTGAAGCACGATGAGAAGGAGGACAAGGAGATCAAGTCCCTCGACGAAGGCGACATTGAGCTTCTGAAGACTTATGGCCAGAGCCAGTATCACAAATCCATCAAGAGCATCGAGGAGGACATTCAGAAGGCTGTGAAGCAGGTGAACGAGCTGACTGGAATCAAGGAAAGCGACACGGGTCTGGCGCCACCAGCGCTCTGGGATTTGGCCGCGGACAAGCAGATCCTGCAAAACGAGCAGCCGCTGCAGGTTGCCCGATgcaccaagatcatcaacgcGGATTCCGACGACCCCAAGTATATCATCAATGTTAAGCAGTTCGCCAAGTTCGTTGTGGACCTGGCCGACTCGGTGGCCCCCACTGACATAGAGGAGGGGATGCGTGTAGGCGTCGACCGCAACAAGTACCAGATCCACATTCCGCTGCCTCCCAAGATTGATCCTACGGTTACCATGATGCAGGTTGAGGACAAGCCGGACGTCACCTACAGCGATGTGGGCGGCTGCAAGGAACAGATCGAAAAGCTGCGCGAGGTGGTGGAGACGCCACTGCTGCACCCGGAAAAGTTCGTCAATCTGGGTATTGAGCCGCCCAAAGgtgtgcttttgtttggcccaCCGGGAACGGGAAAGACCCTCTGTGCCCGCGCCGTTGCCAACCGCACGGACGCCTGCTTTATCCGCGTCATTGGCTCTGAGCTGGTGCAGAAGTACGTGGGTGAAGGCGCTCGTATGGTGCGCGAGCTCTTCGAAATGGCGCGTTCCAAAAAGGCTTGTCTCATCTTCTTTGACGAAATTGATGCTATCGGTGGTGCCCGATTCGACGATGGTGCCGGCGGCGACAACGAGGTGCAGCGCACCATGTTGGAGCTGATTAACCAACTGGATGGCTTCGACCCACGCGGAAATATCAAGGTGTTGATGGCCACCAACCGACCCGACACGTTGGATCCGGCGCTTATGCGTCCCGGCCGTCTGGACCGAAAGGTGGAGTTCGGCCTGCCTGACCAGGACGGTCGCTCGCACATCTTTAAGATTCACGCCCGCTCCATGTCCGTGGAGCGAGATATTCGCTTCGATCTACTGGCGCGTCTATGTCCCAACTCGACTGGTGCTGAGATCCGGTCAGTGTGCACGGAAGCGGGCATGTTCGCCATTCGGGCGCGTCGCAAGGTGGCCACAGAGAAGGATTTCCTCGAAGCCGTCAAGAAGGTTATCAAGAGCTACGCCAAGTTCAGCGCCACTCCACGCTACATGACCTACAACTAA
- the LOC6733406 gene encoding retinol dehydrogenase 12 isoform X1 gives MSLFAFLKSRTAFWLSFTGTTTGLAFFVKDLMQGGQFTKETNETGKVFIVTGANTGIGKETVREIAKRGGTVYMACRNLKKCEEAREEIVLETKNKYVYCRQCDLASQESIRHFVAAFKREQEHLHVLINNAGVMRCPRSLTSDGIELQLGVNHMGHFLLTNLLLGLLKKSSPSRIVNVSSLAHTRGEINTGDLNSDKSYDEGKAYSQSKLANVLFTRELAKRLEGTNVTANALHPGVVDTEIIRHMGFFNNFFAGLFVKPLFWPFVKTPRNGAQTSLYVALDPELEKVTGQYFSDCKLKEMAPAATDTQTAKWLWAVSEKWTKPTMITIQYQKIFNLSCFSYFNVAD, from the exons ATGTCACTATTTGCGTTTCTCAAGAGCCGCACCGCGTTCTGGCTGAGCTTCACCGGCACGACGACGGGACTGGCCTTCTTCGTCAA GGATCTTATGCAAGGTGGTCAGTTCACCAAAGAAACCAATGAGACCGGCAAGGTGTTCATTGTCACCGGTGCCAACACGGGGATTGGCAAGGAGACGGTGAGAGAGATTGCGAAGCGAGGGGGCACCGTCTACATGGCATGCAGAAACCTAAAGAAATGTGAGGAG GCTCGCGAGGAAATCGTGCTGGAAACGAAGAACAAATATGTGTACTGCCGGCAATGTGACCTGGCTTCCCAAGAGTCCATCCGCCACTTTGTTGCTGC CTTCAAGAGGGAACAGGAGCACCTGCACGTACTGATCAACAACGCCGGTGTTATGCGCTGTCCCAGATCTCTCACCTCAGATGGCATCGAACTTCAGCTGGGGGTTAATCACATGGGTCACTTCCTGCTTACCAATTTACTGTTGGGTCTACTCAAG AAATCCTCACCCAGTCGGATTGTAAATGTATCCAGTTTGGCACACACTCGAGGAGAAATAAACACTGGCGATCTGAACAGCGACAAATCCTACGATGAAGGCAAGGCCTACAGCCAGAGCAAGTTGGCCAATGTACTCTTCACAagggagttggccaaaagattAGAGGGCACCAACGTAACGGCAAATGCCCTGCATCCAGGTGTGGTGGACACAGAAATCATCAGGCACATGGGTTTCTTCAATAATTTCTTTGCTGG ACTCTTTGTTAAGCCTTTGTTTTGGCCCTTTGTTAAGACTCCGAGAAATGGTGCTCAGACCTCGTTGTATGTTGCTCTGGATCCCGAGCTGGAAAAGGTGACAGGACAATACTTCAGCGACTGCAAGCTGAAGGAAATGGCGCCGGCTGCCACCGACACCCAAACGGCAAAGTGGCTCTGGGCAGTCAGTGAAAAGTGGACGAAGCCAACGATGATTACAATACAATA TCAAAAAATCTTCAATTTGTCTtgttttagttattttaaCGTGGCCGACTAA
- the LOC6733406 gene encoding retinol dehydrogenase 12 isoform X2, with protein sequence MSLFAFLKSRTAFWLSFTGTTTGLAFFVKDLMQGGQFTKETNETGKVFIVTGANTGIGKETVREIAKRGGTVYMACRNLKKCEEAREEIVLETKNKYVYCRQCDLASQESIRHFVAAFKREQEHLHVLINNAGVMRCPRSLTSDGIELQLGVNHMGHFLLTNLLLGLLKKSSPSRIVNVSSLAHTRGEINTGDLNSDKSYDEGKAYSQSKLANVLFTRELAKRLEGTNVTANALHPGVVDTEIIRHMGFFNNFFAGLFVKPLFWPFVKTPRNGAQTSLYVALDPELEKVTGQYFSDCKLKEMAPAATDTQTAKWLWAVSEKWTKPTMITIQYYFNVAD encoded by the exons ATGTCACTATTTGCGTTTCTCAAGAGCCGCACCGCGTTCTGGCTGAGCTTCACCGGCACGACGACGGGACTGGCCTTCTTCGTCAA GGATCTTATGCAAGGTGGTCAGTTCACCAAAGAAACCAATGAGACCGGCAAGGTGTTCATTGTCACCGGTGCCAACACGGGGATTGGCAAGGAGACGGTGAGAGAGATTGCGAAGCGAGGGGGCACCGTCTACATGGCATGCAGAAACCTAAAGAAATGTGAGGAG GCTCGCGAGGAAATCGTGCTGGAAACGAAGAACAAATATGTGTACTGCCGGCAATGTGACCTGGCTTCCCAAGAGTCCATCCGCCACTTTGTTGCTGC CTTCAAGAGGGAACAGGAGCACCTGCACGTACTGATCAACAACGCCGGTGTTATGCGCTGTCCCAGATCTCTCACCTCAGATGGCATCGAACTTCAGCTGGGGGTTAATCACATGGGTCACTTCCTGCTTACCAATTTACTGTTGGGTCTACTCAAG AAATCCTCACCCAGTCGGATTGTAAATGTATCCAGTTTGGCACACACTCGAGGAGAAATAAACACTGGCGATCTGAACAGCGACAAATCCTACGATGAAGGCAAGGCCTACAGCCAGAGCAAGTTGGCCAATGTACTCTTCACAagggagttggccaaaagattAGAGGGCACCAACGTAACGGCAAATGCCCTGCATCCAGGTGTGGTGGACACAGAAATCATCAGGCACATGGGTTTCTTCAATAATTTCTTTGCTGG ACTCTTTGTTAAGCCTTTGTTTTGGCCCTTTGTTAAGACTCCGAGAAATGGTGCTCAGACCTCGTTGTATGTTGCTCTGGATCCCGAGCTGGAAAAGGTGACAGGACAATACTTCAGCGACTGCAAGCTGAAGGAAATGGCGCCGGCTGCCACCGACACCCAAACGGCAAAGTGGCTCTGGGCAGTCAGTGAAAAGTGGACGAAGCCAACGATGATTACAATACAATA ttattttaaCGTGGCCGACTAA
- the LOC6733406 gene encoding retinol dehydrogenase 12 isoform X3 has translation MSLFAFLKSRTAFWLSFTGTTTGLAFFVKDLMQGGQFTKETNETGKVFIVTGANTGIGKETVREIAKRGGTVYMACRNLKKCEEAREEIVLETKNKYVYCRQCDLASQESIRHFVAAFKREQEHLHVLINNAGVMRCPRSLTSDGIELQLGVNHMGHFLLTNLLLGLLKKSSPSRIVNVSSLAHTRGEINTGDLNSDKSYDEGKAYSQSKLANVLFTRELAKRLEGTNVTANALHPGVVDTEIIRHMGFFNNFFAGLFVKPLFWPFVKTPRNGAQTSLYVALDPELEKVTGQYFSDCKLKEMAPAATDTQTAKWLWAVSEKWTKPTMITIQ, from the exons ATGTCACTATTTGCGTTTCTCAAGAGCCGCACCGCGTTCTGGCTGAGCTTCACCGGCACGACGACGGGACTGGCCTTCTTCGTCAA GGATCTTATGCAAGGTGGTCAGTTCACCAAAGAAACCAATGAGACCGGCAAGGTGTTCATTGTCACCGGTGCCAACACGGGGATTGGCAAGGAGACGGTGAGAGAGATTGCGAAGCGAGGGGGCACCGTCTACATGGCATGCAGAAACCTAAAGAAATGTGAGGAG GCTCGCGAGGAAATCGTGCTGGAAACGAAGAACAAATATGTGTACTGCCGGCAATGTGACCTGGCTTCCCAAGAGTCCATCCGCCACTTTGTTGCTGC CTTCAAGAGGGAACAGGAGCACCTGCACGTACTGATCAACAACGCCGGTGTTATGCGCTGTCCCAGATCTCTCACCTCAGATGGCATCGAACTTCAGCTGGGGGTTAATCACATGGGTCACTTCCTGCTTACCAATTTACTGTTGGGTCTACTCAAG AAATCCTCACCCAGTCGGATTGTAAATGTATCCAGTTTGGCACACACTCGAGGAGAAATAAACACTGGCGATCTGAACAGCGACAAATCCTACGATGAAGGCAAGGCCTACAGCCAGAGCAAGTTGGCCAATGTACTCTTCACAagggagttggccaaaagattAGAGGGCACCAACGTAACGGCAAATGCCCTGCATCCAGGTGTGGTGGACACAGAAATCATCAGGCACATGGGTTTCTTCAATAATTTCTTTGCTGG ACTCTTTGTTAAGCCTTTGTTTTGGCCCTTTGTTAAGACTCCGAGAAATGGTGCTCAGACCTCGTTGTATGTTGCTCTGGATCCCGAGCTGGAAAAGGTGACAGGACAATACTTCAGCGACTGCAAGCTGAAGGAAATGGCGCCGGCTGCCACCGACACCCAAACGGCAAAGTGGCTCTGGGCAGTCAGTGAAAAGTGGACGAAGCCAACGATGATTACAATACAATAG
- the LOC6733407 gene encoding retinol dehydrogenase 12 isoform X2, which produces MDIVIRFLQSVAPVFLAHGIVGIIAFCVRLYMQGGKFRKQTDETGKVAIVTGGNTGLGKETVMELARRGATVYMACRSKEKGERACREIVKETGNSNVFSRECDLSSLDSIRKFAENFKKEQRELHILINNAGVFWEPHRLTKEGFEMHLGVNHIGHFLLTNLLLDVLERSAPSRVVVVASRAHERGQIKVDDINSSEFYDEGVAYCQSKLANILFTRELAKRLEGTGVTVNALNPGIADTEIARNMIFFQTKFAQTILRPLLWAMMKTPKNGAQTTLYAALDPDLEKVSGQYFSDCALAPVAPAALDDQMAQWLWAQSEKWAKIAL; this is translated from the exons ATGGATATTGTTATAAGGTTTCTGCAAAGCGTAGCACCCGTCTTCTTGGCCCACGGGATTGTCGGCATTATCGCCTTCTGCGTGAG GCTGTATATGCAGGGCGGAAAGTTTAGGAAGCAGACCGATGAGACGGGAAAAGTGGCCATCGTTACTGGCGGAAACACGGGTCTTGGCAAGGAGACCGTGATGGAGTTGGCCAGAAGAGGAGCCACCGTTTACATGGCCTGCCGCAGCAAAGAAAAAGGGGAGAGAGCTTGCAGGGAAATCGTCAAGGAGACCGGAAACTCCAATGTCTTCTCACGGGAGTGCGACCTGTCGTCCCTGGATTCCATTCGAAAGTTTGCAGAGAA CTTCAAGAAAGAGCAGAGGGAGCTGCACATCCTCATCAACAATGCTGGTGTGTTTTGGGAACCGCATAGATTGACGAAAGAGGGATTCGAAATGCACCTGGGTGTAAACCACATCGGACACTTCCTGCTAACCAACCTACTGCTCGACGTGCTGGAGAGGTCGGCTCCTAGtcgggtggtggtggtcgcCAGCAGAGCCCACGAACGGGGTCAGATTAAAGTGGATGACATCAACAGCTCTGAATTTTACGACGAGGGAGTAGCCTACTGCCAAAGTAAGCTGGCCAATATACTGTTCACCCGCGAATTGGCCAAGCGCCTGGAGGGCACGGGTGTGACGGTCAACGCCCTTAATCCTGGAATAGCAGACACGGAGATAGCCAGGAACATGATCTTCTTCCAAACAAAGTTTGCCCA AACCATTTTGAGGCCGCTCCTTTGGGCCATGATGAAGACACCTAAGAACGGGGCCCAGACCACCTTGTATGCTGCCTTGGATCCTGATCTCGAAAAAGTTTCCGGTCAGTACTTCAGCGATTGCGCTCTGGCTCCTGTAGCTCCCGCTGCCCTCGACGACCAGATGGCCCAGTGGTTGTGGGCGCAGTCCGAGAAGTGGGCGAAAATTGCGCTGTAA
- the LOC6733407 gene encoding retinol dehydrogenase 12 isoform X3, whose translation MDIVIRFLQSVAPVFLAHGIVGIIAFCVRLYMQGGKFRKQTDETGKVAIVTGGNTGLGKETVMELARRGATVYMACRSKEKGERACREIVKETGNSNVFSRECDLSSLDSIRKFAENFKKEQRELHILINNAGVFWEPHRLTKEGFEMHLGVNHIGHFLLTNLLLDVLERSAPSRVVVVASRAHERGQIKVDDINSSEFYDEGVAYCQSKLANILFTRELAKRLEGTGVTVNALNPGIADTEIARNMIFFQTKFAQYVNHFEAAPLGHDEDT comes from the exons ATGGATATTGTTATAAGGTTTCTGCAAAGCGTAGCACCCGTCTTCTTGGCCCACGGGATTGTCGGCATTATCGCCTTCTGCGTGAG GCTGTATATGCAGGGCGGAAAGTTTAGGAAGCAGACCGATGAGACGGGAAAAGTGGCCATCGTTACTGGCGGAAACACGGGTCTTGGCAAGGAGACCGTGATGGAGTTGGCCAGAAGAGGAGCCACCGTTTACATGGCCTGCCGCAGCAAAGAAAAAGGGGAGAGAGCTTGCAGGGAAATCGTCAAGGAGACCGGAAACTCCAATGTCTTCTCACGGGAGTGCGACCTGTCGTCCCTGGATTCCATTCGAAAGTTTGCAGAGAA CTTCAAGAAAGAGCAGAGGGAGCTGCACATCCTCATCAACAATGCTGGTGTGTTTTGGGAACCGCATAGATTGACGAAAGAGGGATTCGAAATGCACCTGGGTGTAAACCACATCGGACACTTCCTGCTAACCAACCTACTGCTCGACGTGCTGGAGAGGTCGGCTCCTAGtcgggtggtggtggtcgcCAGCAGAGCCCACGAACGGGGTCAGATTAAAGTGGATGACATCAACAGCTCTGAATTTTACGACGAGGGAGTAGCCTACTGCCAAAGTAAGCTGGCCAATATACTGTTCACCCGCGAATTGGCCAAGCGCCTGGAGGGCACGGGTGTGACGGTCAACGCCCTTAATCCTGGAATAGCAGACACGGAGATAGCCAGGAACATGATCTTCTTCCAAACAAAGTTTGCCCAGTATGTG AACCATTTTGAGGCCGCTCCTTTGGGCCATGATGAAGACACCTAA
- the LOC6733407 gene encoding retinol dehydrogenase 12 isoform X1 codes for MDIVIRFLQSVAPVFLAHGIVGIIAFCVRLYMQGGKFRKQTDETGKVAIVTGGNTGLGKETVMELARRGATVYMACRSKEKGERACREIVKETGNSNVFSRECDLSSLDSIRKFAENFKKEQRELHILINNAGVFWEPHRLTKEGFEMHLGVNHIGHFLLTNLLLDVLERSAPSRVVVVASRAHERGQIKVDDINSSEFYDEGVAYCQSKLANILFTRELAKRLEGTGVTVNALNPGIADTEIARNMIFFQTKFAQYVVETILRPLLWAMMKTPKNGAQTTLYAALDPDLEKVSGQYFSDCALAPVAPAALDDQMAQWLWAQSEKWAKIAL; via the exons ATGGATATTGTTATAAGGTTTCTGCAAAGCGTAGCACCCGTCTTCTTGGCCCACGGGATTGTCGGCATTATCGCCTTCTGCGTGAG GCTGTATATGCAGGGCGGAAAGTTTAGGAAGCAGACCGATGAGACGGGAAAAGTGGCCATCGTTACTGGCGGAAACACGGGTCTTGGCAAGGAGACCGTGATGGAGTTGGCCAGAAGAGGAGCCACCGTTTACATGGCCTGCCGCAGCAAAGAAAAAGGGGAGAGAGCTTGCAGGGAAATCGTCAAGGAGACCGGAAACTCCAATGTCTTCTCACGGGAGTGCGACCTGTCGTCCCTGGATTCCATTCGAAAGTTTGCAGAGAA CTTCAAGAAAGAGCAGAGGGAGCTGCACATCCTCATCAACAATGCTGGTGTGTTTTGGGAACCGCATAGATTGACGAAAGAGGGATTCGAAATGCACCTGGGTGTAAACCACATCGGACACTTCCTGCTAACCAACCTACTGCTCGACGTGCTGGAGAGGTCGGCTCCTAGtcgggtggtggtggtcgcCAGCAGAGCCCACGAACGGGGTCAGATTAAAGTGGATGACATCAACAGCTCTGAATTTTACGACGAGGGAGTAGCCTACTGCCAAAGTAAGCTGGCCAATATACTGTTCACCCGCGAATTGGCCAAGCGCCTGGAGGGCACGGGTGTGACGGTCAACGCCCTTAATCCTGGAATAGCAGACACGGAGATAGCCAGGAACATGATCTTCTTCCAAACAAAGTTTGCCCAGTATGTGGTAGA AACCATTTTGAGGCCGCTCCTTTGGGCCATGATGAAGACACCTAAGAACGGGGCCCAGACCACCTTGTATGCTGCCTTGGATCCTGATCTCGAAAAAGTTTCCGGTCAGTACTTCAGCGATTGCGCTCTGGCTCCTGTAGCTCCCGCTGCCCTCGACGACCAGATGGCCCAGTGGTTGTGGGCGCAGTCCGAGAAGTGGGCGAAAATTGCGCTGTAA
- the LOC6739300 gene encoding uncharacterized protein CG1339 gives MWPATDFRRHQRKPSQVLHRWFFKGTAWSIYAIACGLHFFKLQYNERTNQVEESQYHRIWSKIVVVLKVILLASPYLQYFVLGLGIYIHMTLVQDSKAQNFLMSLIVLGIVIGVLRRLLIFLHLKRDRRFLKHTVNEILQITSALEQKFGMEYKCDSTLLVVYLAKLWILTVMLDSLWYKPYFLSSIFLYWVLLEYCFAGYFVYQLILLSWYHTIILFLQRFIEDHANRLDIELRYHRCLIPLFELHLRINNLHKHVRDNVSWLSTSVYLMIFTCIFNAELLIECSLFAGDELENKIYIIADGCLGPVCIPILYVLILGMCTDRFRDAEVQLQQLFVIVQGLYMRKVRPRLLIAMVLDNEHTSLIIHQKLKPLQNMIILDITCDREFVMDYIVTVILTALSLVQYTISTGGNISECVTHK, from the exons ATGTGGCCCGCGACCGACTTCCGCCGGCATCAAAGGAAGCCAAGCCAAGTTCTCCATCGGTGGTTTTTCAAGGGCACTGCCTGGAGCATCTACGCAATCGCCTGCGGACTCCACTTCTTCAAGCTGCAGTACAACGAGCGCACCAATCAAGTGGAGGAGTCGCAGTACCATCGAATATGGTCCAAGATCGTGGTGGTCCTCAAGGTGATACTGCTGGCCAGCCCGTATCTACAGTACTTCGTACTCGGACTGGGCATATACATCCACATGACACTGGTGCAGGACAGCAAGGCGCAGAACTTCCTGATGAGTCTCATCGTGCTCGGAATCGTGATAGGTGTCCTGCGGCGCCTACTAATCTTCCTGCACCTGAAGAGGGATCGCAGGTTCCTGAAGCATACTGTGAACGAGATCCTGCAGATAACCAGCGCGCTGGAGCAAAAGTTCGGTATGGAGTATAAGTGCGACTCCACATTGCTAGTGGTGTACTTGGCTAAGCTGTGGATACTCACCGTCATGCTGGATTCCTTGTGGTACAAGCCCTACTTCCTCTCCTCCATCTTCCTCTACTGGGTGCTGTTGGAGTACTGCTTTGCTGGCTACTTCGTTTACCAACTGATCCTGCTCAGCTGGTACCACACCATTATTCTGTTCCTGCAGCGCTTCATCGAGGACCATGCGAATCGGTTGGATATTGAGCTTCGCTACCATCGGTGCTTGATCCCGCTCTTCGAGCTCCATCTGCGCATCAACAATCTGCATAAGCATGTTAGGGACAACGTCTCCTGGCTCTCGACCTCTGTTTACCTGATGATCTTCACCTGCATCTTCAACGCCGAACTGCTCATTGAATGCAGTCTCTTCGCCGGAGACGAGCTGGAGAACAAGATCTACATCATCGCGGACGGTTGCTTGGGACCCGTCTGCATTCCGATACTGTATGTGCTCATCCTGGGCATGTGCACCGATAGATTCCGCGATGCTGAAGTACAGCTTCAGCAACTGTTCGTTATCGTTCAGGGCTTGTATATGAGGAAGGTCAGGCCACGCCTTCTAATCGCAATGGTTCTCGACAACGAG CACACCTCCTTGATAATTCACCAGAAGCTGAAACCGCTCCAAAACATGATCATCCTGGACATCACTTGCGACAGGGAGTTCGTCATGGACTACATTGTCACGGTGATCCTTACAGCATTGTCACTTGTGCAGTACACCATATCAACTGGAGGAAATATAAGCGAGTGCGTGACCCATAAATAG
- the LOC6733409 gene encoding retinol dehydrogenase 13 yields the protein MCKGAGSGQSPLEAGSIRSGEMSAPTDYLFCPLAYGSALSAIGIYLLRQYMQGGQFTTKTDETGRVAIVTGCNQGIGKETVLELARRGATVYMACRDMKKCENARREIIEATNNQNIFARQLDLCSMKSIRNFAAGFKREQNKLHILINNAGIMDCPKMLTEDGFEMQIGVNHMGHFLLTLLLLDLLKSSAPSRIVVLSSIAHRLGRIKRDDLNSEKSYDRKMAYCQSKLANVLFTRELAKRLNGTGVTVNALHPGVVNTELFRNTPFLGSRFGKLLIAPIIWIFIKTARNGAQTTLYAALDPSLEKVSGRYFSDCKQKHVGSAAQYDDDAQFLWAESEKWTGINI from the exons ATGTGTAAGGGGGCTGGATCTGGCCAGTCGCCACTTGAAGCTGGTAGCATTCGGAGCGGAGAGATGAGTGCACCCACGGATTACCTGTTCTGCCCGCTGGCATATGGGTCAGCTCTTTCGGCCATCGGAATCTATCTGCTCCG ACAATATATGCAGGGAGGTCAGTTCACCACGAAAACGGATGAGACCGGCAGAGTGGCGATTGTGACCGGCTGCAACCAGGGGATTGGCAAGGAGACCGTGCTGGAGCTGGCCCGCAGGGGAGCCACCGTGTACATGGCTTGTCGGGACATGAAGAAGTGCGAGAATGCTCGTCGGGAGATCATCGAAGCGACCAACAACCAGAACATCTTCGCACGCCAATTGGACCTGTGCTCCATGAAGTCCATTAGGAACTTTGCCGCTGG cTTTAAGCGGGAGCAAAACAAGCTCCATATTCTCATCAACAATGCCGGCATTATGGACTGCCCCAAAATGTTGACGGAGGACGgctttgaaatgcaaatcggAGTGAATCACATGGGCCACTTCCTGCTCACACTTCTGCTCCTCGATCTGCTGAAGAGTTCCGCGCCCAGTCGCATTGTGGTCCTGTCCAGCATTGCTCACCGGCTCGGAAGGATTAAGCGTGACGACCTGAACAGTGAAAAGTCCTACGACAGAAAGATGGCCTACTGTCAGAGCAAATTGGCCAACGTTCTCTTCACCAGGGAGTTGGCGAAGCGCCTGAACGGAACTGGGGTCACGGTGAATGCCCTACATCCCGGGGTAGTGAACACGGAACTGTTCCGCAATACACCCTTTTTGGGTTCGAGGTTTGGAAA ATTGCTCATAGCTCCTATTATATGGATTTTCATAAAGACGGCTAGGAATGGCGCACAGACGACCCTGTACGCTGCCCTGGATCCCAGTTTGGAAAAGGTATCTGGAAGATACTTCAGCGATTGCAAGCAGAAGCACGTGGGCTCGGCCGCCCagtatgatgatgatgcccaATTCCTATGGgcggaaagtgaaaagtggaCGGGAATTAATATTTGA